Part of the Longimicrobium terrae genome, CGCGATGTCCGGGCGCAAGTCACCCCGCACGGCCACCCTTGAGCCGCGCCATCCGCCGAGCGCACCCGGCCGACTCATCGCCCGCGCCCTCACGCGGTACGCAATGAGGGCGCGGGCGGCCGCCGTTACGCCTCCGCGCCCATCTGCGCGAAGCCGACGGTGTTGCCGCCCGGCTCGCGGACGTAGATCTCGCTGCTGCCGTAAAAGGTCTGGTGCCGGGGCTTTACCACCGGCGCTCCGTCCAGCGCGCGCTCCACCGCGTCCAGGTCGTCGACGCTGATGAAGAGGCCGATGGAGTGTCCGGTCAGGTCATCGTCCGAATCGGGCAGGTCGGCGACGGCGCTCGCCCGCGTCTGGTACATCACCTCGATCCCGTCGCGCGAAAGGATGGCGAACTGGAGCGCGCCGTCGGGCCCGGGCACCTCCGCATCGACGGTGAAGCCGAAGCGGTCCACCCAGAACGGAAGGCACGGCTCCACCGCGTCGACCAGGATGACGGGCGTGAGCTGCTTGAGGAGCGGGGCGGCGGACGGGGCGTGGTCGTTCTGCATCGAGTGATCTCCATGGATGAAAAAGGATGCCGGCCGCGGCGGATTCGGAGTGCGGTGCGCACCGGCACCTTCATGCTACACGGGAGCGCCGATCCGCGCTTGTACGAATCCGACA contains:
- a CDS encoding VOC family protein — encoded protein: MQNDHAPSAAPLLKQLTPVILVDAVEPCLPFWVDRFGFTVDAEVPGPDGALQFAILSRDGIEVMYQTRASAVADLPDSDDDLTGHSIGLFISVDDLDAVERALDGAPVVKPRHQTFYGSSEIYVREPGGNTVGFAQMGAEA